Below is a window of Flavobacterium sp. N2820 DNA.
CACCATTCATATTCGTAATTTAAAATCGTAATTCCATCATTAGTTACTTCATTTTTGAAGATGTAACAACGGTCAATCATTATGTTACTTCCTAATGCCGTAATACAGTTTTGTAAGGCGTTGTGGATGTTTGCTTCTTTAAGAAGATGATTGTTTGCTTCTGATATAGCTTTTAAAAGGTGATTCATTTTTAAATAGTGTAGGGATTATTTTTTTCGAGTAAAAATTGCTTTCTAATTGACTAAATAAATCATAATCTTTAGATAAAATTTTAAATTCATTTATTTGGCTATTTGTCGAAAATTTTATGAAGTAATCATATTGATTAAAAAACAAAAAGCTTACTAAATATAATATTGAATGTAAAAATAAAATAGGCCAACTAAATTCTACTAAATAAAAACAAATAAATGTAATATTTAATATAAAAATAAAATTTAAGTATGATTTTTTCTCTTTTCTAAGTATCTTTAAAGAATCAATATTTTCAATATTGTAGTTGTTGATGAAACTGTTGTAATCAATCGAGTCATGACAAGAATGACATGCTAGAGTGTCTTCGTATTTTTGAAATGGTTCGAGTGTAAAGTTCATCGTTTTTATTTTTACAAATCTATTTTTTTTAAAAATAACAGACAGTGTATTTACTTATGATTTAAATTTATTTATAGATAGTTTAAAAAAATATGAATTAATTTTACTACATGAAAAAAAATAAGTCAGAATTACTTTTAGTAGAAGATGATGTTTCTTTGGGACAAACAATTTCTGAGTTGTTAATAGTTAATAACTACAATGTTAAGTGGTGTCAAAACGGTTTAGAAGCTTTTCAATACCTAGAAAATAATGCGCCAGATTTAATTGTTTGTGATTTAATGATGCCTGTAATGTCTGGAGAAGAACTATTTTTAAAAATTAGAAATTTTAGAAAGTTTGATCAAATTCCATTCATAATTATAACAGCAGATATGACTTTTGAAAGCAAAATCAAGCAACTGCAAAATGGAGTAAACGACTTTATTAATAAGCCTTTTAAAATTCAAGAATTAGTTTTGAAAATTAAAAATTTTCTTTACTATAAAGAAAATGTCATAAAACAAGCTCAAAATCCGATTTCTAAAATTCAAGTAAAATCAAGAAAAAATGATTTTTTTGAAAAAATTGATGAAATTATAATTAGAAATATTAAAACAGATATTACTATTGAAAAACTTTCAAAGGAAATTTTTGTTAGTAAATCTACGTTAGATAAAAAAATCAGAAAGTTTAAAGAGGTTAATGTTTCTACTTACATTAGAGAAATAAGACTCAACTATGCTATCAGTTTAATTGAGGCTGGAGAAGTTAATGTAGATACTTTAGCTAACGAAAGCGGCTTTAATTCAACCTCTTATTTTTCTATTTGCTTTAAAAATTACACGGGTCTTTCTCCAAAAAAATACATAAAACAAAAAATACAAGGAAAATAATTCAATATTTTTTCTTGTTCCATGCAACCTTTTTTTTTACTTTCTCGTCTATGTAAATAGAAGCATGATTTTAAATTCAGAATTCTAAATTCGAAAATGAAAGTAATTCAATTACATCAAGAAGAAAAACAACTTATAGTGTTGGCTGTCGAAAATAATCGGCAAGCCCAACAGCAAATTTATGCCAAGTTTTCTTCAAAAATGTTGAGCGTGTGTCGTCAATATATAAAAGACATTCATCACGCAGAAGATGTAATGATTACCGGTTTTATGAAAGTATTTACCCATTTGAAAAATTTTGAGCACAAGGGTAGTTTTGAAGGTTGGATTCGTAGAATCATGATTTATGAATGTATTGATTTTATTAGGGTTAAAAAGAATACTTTCAATCATCAAGATATAGAAGACATCACCATAAGCGAAAATGAATCGGTATATGAAATGGAGAACTTTTCGGTAGATGATATACAAAATATGATCGATAATTTACCAGATGGTTACAAAATGGTGTTCAACTTATATGCAATTGAAGGTTATAAACATCAAGAAATAGCAGAAATGCTCAAAATAAGTGAAGGCACATCAAAATCGCAATTATCTCACGCTCGAAAGTTATTGCAACAACAAATTACCGACTTAAAAAACAAATTAAATGGCACCAAATAAATTAGATAATCAAATAAGAGAAAAGCTAAATGCAAGAGACATTCAGCCTTCTGCTCCAGCCTGGGATCGATTAGATGCTATGCTTGCTGTTTCGGAAGAAAAAAAATCAAAGAAAGGTTATGGTTGGTTTTTTGTTGCCGCTTCTACGCTACTTTTTTTTGGATTGGGGTTTTTCCTTTTCAATACAAACGAAACACCAAAAATTGATAATTCAAACCCAATTGTAACTACTAACAACAACGAAATTGATTCAGTTCAAATAAATAAAATAGATGAATTTTTAGTTAAAACAGAGCAATCTGTTTTGGTTCAGAATGCAGTGAATTATTCAAAAACTTCAACAAATAAAAACTCAAAAGAGACAAATAAATTGACAAATGAGGAGAATTTAACTAAAGATCATTCATCACCCATCATCCATCATTCATCACCAAACACATACAAATACGTTTCTCCAGATGAATTGTTAGCCGAAGCACAAACAGGAGAAAAAGTAATTACTTCGGATAAAAAAATAATTCCCAAAGTTAAGATGAAAGTTGATGCTAATTCCTTACTAACGACTGTTGAAAAAGAATTAGACGATAATCACAGAGAAACAACTTTAGATAAATTAAATAGAAAATTTCAAGATGCAAAATCGGCATTAGCCAACAGAAATTACGAATAAATTAAAAATCATCATTAATCAAAAATCGAACAGTTATGTACAAAATTATTCTTTACACCGTTATTATCGTTTTTAGTGTACTCACAAAGGCAGTTGCACAAGAAAAAACATTTGAACAGCAAGCAAAAAGTATTGCTGTAACTATTGAAATGATTACCACTGAAGAAAAAAATGCTTTGAAAAAAGAAGTTGAAGCGATTGATTCTCAGGTAAAGGAAGGTAAAATTACACCTGAAAAAGCACAAGAATTAAAAACTAAAATTGCGCAAGAACGTGCCAATAACATTGAAACTAAAGTAGCAATTGAAGAAGCAAAATTAGCACAATTGGTACAAGATAAAGTAGACGGAAAAATTGTAGATATCAGTGAAGAATCGACAAGAGGTGGAACTACAATTATTTTAGGAAGTAATTCTAAAGATTCAATCGGTAAAAATAAAACCGAAATTAACTTTGGTTCAATGAAAATCTACAAGGGAGAGAAAGACAAAGCAGAAAGAAGATCAAAAAGAACTACTTCTCAATTTGTTTTCGCATTTGGTTTAAATAATGTGGTTACAGATGGCGAAAATTTTGAAGACTCAGATTACAGAGTTTGGGGTTCGCATTTTTATGAGTGGGGAATTACATACAACTCACGAATTTTTAAAAACAACAACTTGCTACACGCCAAATACGGACTTTCATTAATGTATAACAATCTTCGTCCAACCGATAATCGCTATTTTGTAAAAAATGGAAATCAAACAGATTTGGTTACTTCAAGTGTAAATTTAGATGAATCGCGTTTTAGAAATGTGTATTTGATAGCTCCATTACATCTAGAATTTGATTTTACGCCTAAAAAACTATCTGCTGATGGAAGCAAAACATATTTTAGAACGCATCAATCTGTTCGTTTAGGAATTGGTGGTTATGGAGGTGTTCGCATCAAATCAAAACAAATTTTAAAATACGAAGCAGATGACATTAAAGTAAAAGAAAAACAAAAAGGAGATTTCAATGTTTCTGATTTTACTTATGGTTTAAGTGCTTATGTAGGGTATGGTCAAACCAGCTTATATGTTAAATATGATTTAAATCCAATGTTCAAGAACAATAATATAGATCAAAATAACGTTTCATTAGGATTACGCTTTGATTTTAATTAAATTTAGGGTTAGGTTAAGTTCTCTGTTTGAAAAAGCACTTCAGTTATATGGAGTGCTTTTTTTGTTTTTGAGTGTTTTTTATGGATTAACTTTGTAACTTTGAATTCGATTTTCTAATAGCTGAAAATCTAAATAGCTGAAAATCTAAATTTGATATCAAAAGACACCATAGAAAAAGTTTTTGAAACCGCCCGAGTTGAGGAGGTTATTGGTGATTTTGTACAACTCAAACGTGCAGGAAGTAATTTGAAAGGATTAAGTCCGTTTGTAAATGAGAAATCGCCTTCGTTTATGGTTTCTCCTGTAAAACAAATTTGGAAAGATTTTTCTTCTGGAAAAGGAGGAAATGCAGTGACTTTCTTAATGGAACACGAACATTTTACGTATCCAGAAGCAATCAAATATTTAGCTGTAAAATATAATATTGAAATTGAAGAAACCGTTCAGTCTGATGAAGATGTAGCGCAAGCTAATGAAAAGGAGAGCATGTATTTGGTTTCTGAATTCGCACAAAAGTATTTTCATCACACTTTATTAGAAACCGAAGAAGGTAAAGCTATTGGATTATCCTATTTTAAAGAACGAGGGTTTACTTCTGATACAATTAAGAAATTCGGTTTAGGATATTCGCCAGAAACTTGGGATGCTTTTACAAAAGAAGCGCTTGGAAAAGGCTATAAATTAGACTATTTAGACAAAACCGGACTTTCTATTGTGAAAGAAGACAAGCAATTTGACCGTTTTAAAGGTCGAGTAATGTTTCCGATTCAAAGTATGAGTGGGCGTGTTTTGGGTTTTGGAGGTCGTATTTTGACCAATGATAAAAAAGCAGCAAAATACCTGAATTCACCAGAGAGTGATATATACCACAAGAGTAAAGTTTTATACGGAATTTTTCATGCAAAGCAATCCATTGCAAAATTGAATAATTGTTTTTTGGTGGAAGGATATACCGATGTAATTCAAATGCACCAAGCGGGAATTGAAAACGTAGTGGCTTCTTCAGGCACAGCTTTAACGCCTGATCAAATTCGTTTAATCAATCGCTTAACACCTAATATTACTGTGCTTTTTGATGGAGATGCAGCTGGACTTCGCGCTTCCATTCGTGGAATTGATTTGATTTTGGAAGCAGGAATGAATGTAAAAGTATGTACGTTTCCTGATGGCGATGATCCAGATAGTTTTGCACGAAAAACATCGTATGAAGATTTGTTGTTGTATTTTGAAGAAAATGCTAAAGATTTTATTCAGTTCAAGGCGTCCTTATTGATGCAAGAGGCAAAGAATGATCCGATTAAAAAAGCAGATTTAATTCGTGATATGGTCGTGAGTATCTCTAAAATTCCTGACCGAATTAAACGGGAAGTATATATTAAGGAATGTTCTAGAATTATGGATATTTCTGAGGATGTACTTTTTAATACATTGGCTCAATTAGTTAAAAAAGATTTATCGGAAGCTAATAAACAATATAAAGAAGAGCAAAAAGCATTTGAAGTTGTTAAAAATGATATTACTCAGTCTACTTCTAAAGTTGACATACAATATGAATTAGAACATAAAATTATTCAAATTTTATTGTTATATGGAGATAAAGAAGTTGAATTTGAAGATACTATTTTAGCTCAAAATGAAGAAGGCGAATTAGCTGAGGTAAAAGAGAAAAAAAATTACAAAGTATATCAACGCATTTATTTGAGTTTGCAAGAGGATGAAGTTGAATTGGCGAACCCTGTTTTTAAAGCGATATATAATCACCTAATTGCCTATTATAACGAAAACGAAGTTTATGAATTAGATAAGTATTTAATGCATCTTCCAGAAGAATTAGCGCAAGAAGTTACCACTGTTTTGATGAATGAAGAGCGTGAAGTTTTGCACAATTGGGAAGTGCAACAAATTTATGTAAAGCAAAAAGAAGCTACTATAAGTCAGTATGTAACCGAAACGATTATTACACTTCGGTGGTATTTGGTAAACAATATTATCGATGAATTAAAAAATAATTTATCTACTGATGAAGAACCTGATAATAGAGAAACTTTAGAAATGGTTATGGCATATTTGGGCTTGACCCATATTTTTTCTAATAGTTTAGGGAGGGTTTTGTCAAGATACAATTAAATCACATCTAAGTCTTTTGCTTTTTTCAATAAATCTACCAAGTTGGTAACATTTAATTTGGCTAAAAGTCTTAATTTATACGTGCTGATTGTTTTTTCATCTAAACCTAATATCTGAGCAATTTCCTTATTCTTTTTTCCGTCATTTAAATAGCGAAGCACCTCAATTTCTCTAGTAGATAATTTTTTAAATAATCGATCTGCTTTTTTTCCTTTGTTTAAAAGAGCAATGTTTTTTTTGATTGATTCACTCAAAACTACTGTGCCTTCAACAACTTTTATTAGGATGCTTTCTAGTTCTTTTAACTCGGCTTTTTTGGAAACATATGCAGAAACACCAGCTTTAATTGCAATAGGTGCATACATTTGTTCCGAAACTGAGGTATACAGAATAATTTTTGTTTCAGGAAAGTCTTTCAATAAACTCTTAATATCTCGAATACTTGATAAGCCATCAAGTTCAATTTCAAGAATTAAAACATCTATTTTTTTTGCATTTAATTCACGCAAAAGCGACTCTAAGTTATTAGATTTTGCGACAATTTCGATTTTTGAATTTCCTTGAAAATAGGATTGAATTCCACTGGTTACAATTGGAAAACTATCTGCGATACATACTCTTGTCATAATTGAAAAAATTATATGAAATAAATATAAATTATTCAAAGTTAATCAAAAAAAAGAAGTAAATTATTAATTATTTAATATATTTCTTTAGATTATAAGGAATTTCGCACACAGGAATTGGGTTCATTTTGTGTTGATTTATAGTATTTAATCGTTTGTAAATTGAAAAAACAATTGCTTCTCTTCCAGAAAAATCTTCTG
It encodes the following:
- a CDS encoding response regulator, which translates into the protein MKKNKSELLLVEDDVSLGQTISELLIVNNYNVKWCQNGLEAFQYLENNAPDLIVCDLMMPVMSGEELFLKIRNFRKFDQIPFIIITADMTFESKIKQLQNGVNDFINKPFKIQELVLKIKNFLYYKENVIKQAQNPISKIQVKSRKNDFFEKIDEIIIRNIKTDITIEKLSKEIFVSKSTLDKKIRKFKEVNVSTYIREIRLNYAISLIEAGEVNVDTLANESGFNSTSYFSICFKNYTGLSPKKYIKQKIQGK
- a CDS encoding RNA polymerase sigma factor codes for the protein MKVIQLHQEEKQLIVLAVENNRQAQQQIYAKFSSKMLSVCRQYIKDIHHAEDVMITGFMKVFTHLKNFEHKGSFEGWIRRIMIYECIDFIRVKKNTFNHQDIEDITISENESVYEMENFSVDDIQNMIDNLPDGYKMVFNLYAIEGYKHQEIAEMLKISEGTSKSQLSHARKLLQQQITDLKNKLNGTK
- the dnaG gene encoding DNA primase; amino-acid sequence: MISKDTIEKVFETARVEEVIGDFVQLKRAGSNLKGLSPFVNEKSPSFMVSPVKQIWKDFSSGKGGNAVTFLMEHEHFTYPEAIKYLAVKYNIEIEETVQSDEDVAQANEKESMYLVSEFAQKYFHHTLLETEEGKAIGLSYFKERGFTSDTIKKFGLGYSPETWDAFTKEALGKGYKLDYLDKTGLSIVKEDKQFDRFKGRVMFPIQSMSGRVLGFGGRILTNDKKAAKYLNSPESDIYHKSKVLYGIFHAKQSIAKLNNCFLVEGYTDVIQMHQAGIENVVASSGTALTPDQIRLINRLTPNITVLFDGDAAGLRASIRGIDLILEAGMNVKVCTFPDGDDPDSFARKTSYEDLLLYFEENAKDFIQFKASLLMQEAKNDPIKKADLIRDMVVSISKIPDRIKREVYIKECSRIMDISEDVLFNTLAQLVKKDLSEANKQYKEEQKAFEVVKNDITQSTSKVDIQYELEHKIIQILLLYGDKEVEFEDTILAQNEEGELAEVKEKKNYKVYQRIYLSLQEDEVELANPVFKAIYNHLIAYYNENEVYELDKYLMHLPEELAQEVTTVLMNEEREVLHNWEVQQIYVKQKEATISQYVTETIITLRWYLVNNIIDELKNNLSTDEEPDNRETLEMVMAYLGLTHIFSNSLGRVLSRYN
- a CDS encoding response regulator transcription factor, whose protein sequence is MTRVCIADSFPIVTSGIQSYFQGNSKIEIVAKSNNLESLLRELNAKKIDVLILEIELDGLSSIRDIKSLLKDFPETKIILYTSVSEQMYAPIAIKAGVSAYVSKKAELKELESILIKVVEGTVVLSESIKKNIALLNKGKKADRLFKKLSTREIEVLRYLNDGKKNKEIAQILGLDEKTISTYKLRLLAKLNVTNLVDLLKKAKDLDVI